In a genomic window of Rhinolophus ferrumequinum isolate MPI-CBG mRhiFer1 chromosome 2, mRhiFer1_v1.p, whole genome shotgun sequence:
- the WDR53 gene encoding WD repeat-containing protein 53 isoform X2 produces MLWNLQKARPLWITNLQEDETEEMESPQSPSQLLNPALAHSVSVASCGNIFSCGAEDGKVRIFRVMGIKCEQELGFKGHTLGVSQVCFLPESYLLLTGGNDGKIMLWDVSSEVEKKQKSPAKHTHRKKTKRTTYSKQGGNTNASVTDEEYGKISPKLSIEHGEKVNWLLSTKIKGYQNILVADQTSSISLYPLNEF; encoded by the coding sequence ATGCTGTGGAACCTTCAGAAAGCCCGGCCTCTCTGGATCACAAATTTACAGGAggatgaaacagaagaaatggagAGCCCACAATCACCCAGTCAACTTTTAAACCCTGCTCTAGCCCACTCTGTGTCTGTGGCATCGTGTGGTAACATTTTTAGTTGTGGTGCAGAAGATGGTAAGGTTCGAATCTTTAGGGTGATGGGAATCAAGTGTGAACAGGAACTGGGCTTTAAAGGCCATACTTTGGGGGTATCCCAGGTCTGCTTTCTGCCAGAATCCTATTTGCTGCTTACTGGAGGGAATGATGGGAAGATAATGTTGTGGGATGTAAGTAGTGAAGTTGAGAAAAAACAGAAGAGCCCTGCAAAACATACCCACaggaagaaaactaaaagaacaaCTTACAGCAAGCAGGGTGGAAACACTAATGCTTCAGTAACAGATGAAGAATATGGCAAAATTTCACCAAAGCTGAGTATTGAACATGGAGAAAAAGTGAACTGGCTCTTGAGTACAAAAATAAAGGGATACCAAAATATTTTAGTAGCTGATCAAACCAGTTCTATATCTCTGTATCccttaaatgaattttaa